A portion of the Solea senegalensis isolate Sse05_10M linkage group LG17, IFAPA_SoseM_1, whole genome shotgun sequence genome contains these proteins:
- the LOC122783780 gene encoding syndecan-2-like translates to MRISLTASLLVCLVLFYPVRATSSAFPEDLEGSGFDPGVSGSGSGEWLEPDESTDSMDYSNRRDHALDGLSWSLKDSEYVTVSNSKSLWENKQIVAGIAAGGVAGVALAAILAGLLIYTWHKKEEGGYIQGQQTHREDIV, encoded by the exons ATGAGGATATCGTTGACTGCGTCTCTGCTCGTATGTTTGGTCCTATTCTATCCAGTGAGGGCGACG TCCTCTGCCTTTCCTGAAGACCTGGAGGGATCAGGGTTTGACCCGGGCGTTTCGGGTTCTGGTTCGGGGGAGTGGCTAGAGCCAG ATGAATCAACAGACTCCATGGATTATTCCAACAGAAGAGACCACGCCCTTGATGGTTTATCGTGGTCTTTGAAGGACTCAGAATATGTTACTGTGTCAAACAGCAAAAGTCTCTGGGAGAACAAACAAATCGTTGCAG GTATTGCTGCAGGAGGAGTAGCAGGAGTGGCTCTGGCTGCAATACTGGCTGGATTATTAATCTACACTTGGCACaagaaagaagagggaggatACATTCAAGGCCAGCAGACTCACAGGGAAGACATTGTATAA